A single window of Candidatus Rhabdochlamydia oedothoracis DNA harbors:
- a CDS encoding protein phosphatase 2C domain-containing protein, whose protein sequence is MICTRKEREDREKMAATRRDVQSFGISDIGLSRANNEDAWKEIPEKRFYALADGMGGHNAGEIASYTAVESICSSIQELPSVESIQELLKHMKKAVYQANKTVLQKAKQAKEYKGMGTTLCCFMLFDDYLVYAHVGDSRLYRIRNRIEQLTKDHKIRHIQWGQPSDGSTHTRPLLFRNVITRAIGTHVEVEPDVGSYSVQPGDIYLLCSDGLSNLVNDEAIHNILKLPCSLEIKGNQLLQKALKNGGHDNITLLLVNIL, encoded by the coding sequence ATGATATGTACCAGAAAAGAAAGAGAGGATCGAGAAAAAATGGCAGCCACTCGCCGTGATGTTCAGAGCTTTGGTATTTCTGATATAGGGCTTTCACGTGCTAATAATGAAGATGCATGGAAAGAAATTCCAGAAAAACGCTTTTACGCTTTAGCAGATGGAATGGGCGGTCATAATGCAGGTGAAATAGCCTCTTACACCGCGGTAGAGAGCATTTGCTCCTCTATTCAAGAACTGCCTAGCGTAGAATCTATTCAAGAGCTTTTAAAGCATATGAAAAAAGCTGTGTATCAAGCTAATAAAACAGTCTTACAAAAAGCAAAGCAAGCTAAAGAGTATAAAGGAATGGGTACCACTCTTTGTTGTTTTATGTTATTTGATGATTATTTGGTTTATGCTCATGTAGGAGATAGTCGATTGTATCGCATACGCAACCGCATTGAGCAATTAACCAAAGATCATAAAATTCGTCATATTCAATGGGGGCAACCATCTGATGGCTCTACACACACTCGCCCCTTATTATTCCGTAATGTGATTACGCGCGCTATTGGCACTCATGTAGAAGTAGAACCAGATGTAGGAAGTTATAGCGTACAACCAGGTGATATCTACCTTTTATGCAGCGATGGTCTTTCTAATTTAGTCAATGATGAAGCTATACATAACATCTTAAAACTCCCTTGTTCTTTAGAGATAAAAGGAAACCAGCTATTGCAAAAAGCTTTAAAAAATGGAGGACATGACAATATTACTTTATTGTTGGTAAATATTCTATGA
- a CDS encoding IS630 transposase-related protein, which translates to MDLIKRVLQYLEENNDKMKASQLFQVGIATVYRWVKSKKQRRNIEPLKKKSTYRKIDDQRLIAYV; encoded by the coding sequence ATGGATCTAATAAAACGAGTGCTTCAATACCTAGAAGAAAATAACGACAAAATGAAGGCCAGCCAGCTATTTCAAGTTGGGATTGCAACTGTCTACCGATGGGTAAAGAGTAAGAAACAAAGAAGAAACATAGAACCTCTAAAAAAGAAAAGCACTTATAGGAAAATTGATGATCAGAGATTAATCGCTTATGTATAG
- a CDS encoding CT253 family lipoprotein produces the protein MPRALFFALALVTGCNLNLIPQEDHKQQTQVALKPVVVITPVIDSTEEDSIWSLSDEFTYCITHQLAQKNHLSLINFDKTRATAQQPVLKQNPFEQDMSWLKKVFSHHGFVVFLELVEHNEVIRQGDKQTIDSKKCSAELLMTMRVRIFDLRKNEPKVVLQELVHESHFIPRPFTRSNFQQEKWGHEMFTISPMGLAHSQFIKHICNRLEDYILLAAHND, from the coding sequence ATGCCACGAGCACTTTTTTTTGCTTTAGCCCTTGTTACGGGTTGTAATTTGAACCTAATCCCTCAAGAAGATCATAAACAACAAACACAAGTAGCTCTAAAGCCTGTTGTTGTAATTACTCCTGTCATTGATAGCACCGAAGAAGATAGCATTTGGAGCCTATCCGATGAATTCACTTATTGCATTACCCATCAGCTTGCGCAAAAAAATCATCTTTCTTTAATAAATTTTGATAAAACTCGTGCGACTGCTCAACAACCCGTCTTAAAACAAAACCCTTTTGAGCAAGACATGAGCTGGCTTAAAAAGGTATTTTCTCATCATGGATTTGTAGTGTTTCTCGAACTTGTGGAGCATAACGAAGTAATAAGACAAGGTGATAAGCAAACCATTGATTCTAAAAAGTGCTCCGCTGAGCTTTTAATGACTATGCGTGTGCGCATTTTTGATTTGCGAAAAAACGAGCCTAAAGTAGTTTTACAAGAACTAGTACATGAATCTCATTTCATCCCTAGGCCCTTTACACGAAGTAATTTCCAACAAGAAAAATGGGGTCATGAAATGTTTACCATTTCTCCTATGGGCCTTGCACATTCACAATTTATCAAACACATCTGCAATCGCCTTGAAGATTACATTCTTCTAGCAGCTCATAACGATTAA
- a CDS encoding cysteine desulfurase family protein: MISTAIYLDNNATTPIAQESLDALIKECAAPVGNPSSIHRFGQAAKKRLEGYRNTIANYLAVPADEIIFTSGGTESMNLLIYGLLENRLNTHVITSDVEHACIYNNLTLLQKRGTRVSFLQAGLHGSIHPDQIEKAILPSTRMIILSAVNSETGVKTDIDAVAQIAKKNDIAFIVDAVALLGKEIFSIPSGVSAMGFSGHKLHAPKGIGCVFARPELALYPFIKGGNQEFNRRSGTQNLSGIAAIAAAVECLYEHLPSATEKMARLRDLLEAYLIEQAAPVIINGSGKRICNTSNLCFPGVQGEDLIIALDMRGIAISHGSACSSGALEPSRTLINMGVSHPLARSSIRISLSRMTTEEEIKSASLLIAKTIKDLRS, encoded by the coding sequence ATGATTAGCACTGCTATTTACCTAGACAATAATGCAACTACTCCAATTGCACAAGAATCGTTAGACGCTCTTATTAAAGAGTGCGCAGCGCCTGTAGGAAATCCTTCTTCCATCCATCGCTTCGGGCAAGCAGCTAAAAAAAGATTAGAAGGCTATAGAAATACCATTGCCAATTATCTCGCGGTTCCAGCCGACGAGATTATCTTTACATCAGGTGGCACAGAATCCATGAATCTTTTGATCTATGGCCTGCTAGAAAACAGGTTAAACACACACGTCATTACTTCTGATGTAGAACATGCTTGTATTTATAATAATTTGACCCTATTGCAAAAAAGAGGTACTCGTGTGTCTTTTTTGCAAGCCGGACTACACGGCAGTATTCATCCAGATCAAATCGAAAAAGCAATCCTTCCTTCAACGCGCATGATTATCCTCTCAGCTGTAAATAGCGAAACAGGAGTAAAAACCGATATAGATGCAGTTGCTCAAATAGCAAAAAAAAACGATATTGCTTTCATAGTTGATGCAGTAGCTCTTCTAGGAAAAGAAATCTTTTCCATTCCCAGTGGCGTTTCGGCTATGGGATTTTCTGGACATAAATTGCATGCCCCTAAGGGGATAGGTTGTGTTTTTGCTCGTCCGGAACTCGCTTTATACCCTTTTATTAAAGGAGGAAATCAAGAATTCAATCGACGCTCTGGTACACAAAATCTAAGCGGGATAGCAGCAATAGCCGCTGCGGTAGAATGCCTATATGAGCATTTACCCTCTGCTACAGAAAAAATGGCTAGGCTAAGGGACCTGTTAGAAGCTTACCTTATAGAACAAGCAGCTCCTGTTATCATTAATGGCTCTGGAAAAAGGATCTGCAATACAAGCAATCTTTGCTTTCCCGGGGTTCAAGGAGAAGATCTGATCATTGCACTGGATATGAGAGGTATTGCAATAAGTCATGGATCTGCTTGTTCATCTGGAGCCCTAGAACCTTCTCGTACTCTTATAAATATGGGCGTTTCTCATCCACTTGCTCGATCTTCTATTAGGATTTCCTTGTCCCGTATGACTACAGAAGAGGAAATCAAATCAGCAAGCTTACTCATTGCTAAAACAATTAAAGATCTTCGCTCTTAA
- a CDS encoding CPBP family intramembrane glutamic endopeptidase — translation MTTILLFGTIGLFTLCIAKSRGFFHDRSYINVPFSLAQLLSVFVIYLCMTLLGLPILITLSKLIYPLIETETPFPVFVLSWLQLFVIMVTFFLIRAVLSNHNRTIWRHIWKKPSCNQSLAQDIWMGILAWLISFPIVIGIGQLFDFILYLFFHLESYEQVAVRYLKKSIYSPSQLIPALIMITLAAPIIEELLFRGCLQSYLKRYIKKSLAIVFSSICFSAFHFSFSQGIGNVSLLFSLFVFALFLGFIYERQGSLFASISLHMTLNIVSVARILLSSTE, via the coding sequence TTGACAACGATCCTATTATTTGGGACCATTGGATTATTTACTCTATGCATTGCTAAGTCACGTGGATTTTTTCATGATCGATCTTATATAAATGTTCCTTTTTCTTTAGCACAGCTCTTAAGCGTTTTTGTCATCTATTTGTGCATGACTCTCTTAGGGCTACCTATTTTAATTACTTTATCCAAACTTATCTACCCACTAATAGAGACAGAAACCCCTTTTCCTGTGTTTGTATTAAGTTGGCTACAACTTTTTGTAATAATGGTTACTTTTTTCTTAATTCGAGCTGTTTTATCTAACCATAATAGAACTATTTGGAGGCATATTTGGAAAAAACCAAGCTGCAACCAATCCTTAGCACAAGATATATGGATGGGAATATTAGCATGGCTCATCAGTTTTCCCATTGTTATTGGAATAGGTCAATTGTTTGACTTTATCCTTTATCTTTTTTTTCACTTAGAAAGTTATGAACAAGTAGCTGTCCGTTACCTTAAAAAATCTATCTATTCCCCTTCTCAACTCATACCCGCTTTAATCATGATCACGCTTGCTGCACCGATTATTGAAGAGCTGCTTTTTCGAGGATGCTTGCAGTCTTATTTAAAAAGATATATAAAAAAAAGCTTGGCAATTGTTTTTTCTTCTATTTGTTTTTCTGCTTTTCATTTCTCATTTAGCCAAGGTATTGGTAATGTTTCTTTGCTGTTTTCTTTGTTTGTATTTGCTCTTTTTTTGGGGTTTATCTATGAACGTCAAGGTTCTTTATTCGCATCGATTAGTCTACATATGACTTTAAACATAGTAAGTGTAGCCCGTATCCTTCTATCTTCCACAGAATAA
- a CDS encoding IS630 family transposase, whose translation MKKLIPSQRADLEHKLKHPKDYSERNRLCVILGYDEGISTKNLAKTLRISPITVQKYLREYDSENKTGSSPRGGSKSKLSQDQKESLLKHLHEKTYLKVKGIIAYVHEQYGIKYSRSGMTDWLIQHGFVYKRPKKIPGKLDPEKQRIFIEQYRALKETLNPDEEIYFIDAVHPEHQSQAVCGWIKKGVQKTLQTSGKQLRLHFAGALCLTGMKIFTEEYKTVDADAMLDFFKKLEKQTEARIIHVILDNARSNKNKKLEEFLMSSRIKVHYLPPYSPNLNPIERLWKILKEKKVYNRYYETSVTFFQAIRGFFLEEIPKITDILKCRINDKFQVVDLNPIKLAV comes from the coding sequence ATGAAAAAACTGATCCCTAGCCAGAGAGCTGACTTAGAACACAAGTTAAAGCATCCAAAAGACTATTCTGAACGGAATAGGCTTTGTGTAATTTTGGGCTATGATGAGGGTATCTCAACAAAAAATCTTGCTAAAACACTCCGGATAAGCCCTATCACTGTTCAGAAATACCTCAGAGAATATGATTCCGAAAATAAAACTGGAAGTAGCCCTCGAGGCGGTAGCAAATCAAAACTTTCACAAGACCAAAAAGAGTCTCTACTAAAACACCTACATGAAAAGACCTATCTTAAAGTCAAAGGGATCATAGCTTATGTGCATGAGCAATATGGGATAAAATATTCCCGAAGTGGCATGACAGATTGGCTCATACAGCACGGATTTGTTTATAAACGTCCTAAAAAGATTCCTGGGAAATTAGATCCTGAAAAACAACGAATTTTCATAGAACAATATAGGGCTTTAAAGGAGACCTTAAACCCTGATGAAGAGATCTATTTCATAGATGCTGTGCATCCTGAACATCAGTCCCAAGCCGTATGTGGATGGATCAAAAAAGGCGTTCAAAAGACTTTGCAGACATCCGGGAAACAATTGCGATTGCATTTTGCTGGAGCTCTTTGCCTGACAGGAATGAAGATTTTTACAGAGGAATATAAGACAGTTGATGCCGATGCAATGCTCGATTTTTTCAAGAAGCTAGAAAAACAGACAGAGGCTCGAATTATTCATGTAATTTTGGATAATGCAAGATCAAACAAAAATAAGAAACTAGAAGAGTTTCTGATGTCTTCTAGGATTAAAGTGCACTATCTCCCTCCTTATTCGCCGAATTTGAATCCTATTGAACGCTTGTGGAAGATCTTAAAGGAAAAGAAGGTATACAATCGATATTACGAAACGTCGGTGACTTTTTTTCAGGCAATTAGAGGATTCTTCTTAGAAGAGATACCGAAAATAACAGATATTTTGAAATGTAGGATAAACGACAAGTTTCAAGTCGTTGACTTAAATCCCATTAAGCTAGCCGTTTGA
- a CDS encoding DUF4116 domain-containing protein: MKSNIFSNCLIYIDLNAHYVPVLGTTVALCGILEKYMILPAFNKETINANRYLSHISNKSLSIFLLESIPVLGSVFIYLGTRKPNSLLVAIPGLLQRLPNLQKDKEVILKMVNNRSWEAIKYAHPDLQKDQEVLTKVLDSAPWEKVKHLLPHKIITDKKLMLKALRCISPEIITDKKRILKALEVSWEAIKYAHPDLQKDQEVLTKVLDSAPWERVKHLLPHEIITDKNLMLKALRCISPEIITDKKRILKALEVSWEAIKYAHPDLQKDQEILTKVLDSAPWERVKHLLPHGIITDKECALKALNRSWEAVKYISTDVFCKDVEVLNKILDEAPWERVKHLLPHGIITDKECALKALNRSWEAVKYISTDVFCKDVEVLNKVLDEAPWEVIRDLLFSRVIPGGKNSALKALNRSWEAVKYIRNQVLLSNEEFALEAIKIHPLVLPYISKNLISDDRFLHSVVVQKPLAKTSSGEMAIASMINLNGLHLAPPLLSCPKDVQCNLRDFLTEFDKNIIDKSIYRDAGNLQQLYSQRDDLENLCNKVQNTSNDLLFIQLSLLLKNIIYQWKTGKGLEKKDQNLRALADAASKCTPTWLEVATRIYSELDGSGTPEAELLTLVQKYKEETILQFTQVNGRHWHSLNYIRKKYGTDLGLNTTLARHDMYTDNFPSSLTKWQIKALWDACSLLESVHTALSTQEYSIPLYDFLKQITEKNHLAKDKDSIVGYVSDNFYNEDYTLNLHAVHVMLIDIGVLEKVV; the protein is encoded by the coding sequence ATGAAAAGTAATATATTTAGCAATTGTTTAATCTATATAGATTTAAATGCTCATTATGTTCCTGTATTAGGGACGACTGTAGCTCTATGCGGTATTTTAGAAAAATATATGATCCTACCTGCTTTTAACAAAGAAACTATTAATGCGAATCGTTATCTGTCTCATATTTCTAATAAATCTTTAAGTATTTTTTTGTTGGAATCGATTCCTGTTTTAGGAAGCGTTTTCATTTACCTAGGGACTAGAAAGCCAAATTCTTTGCTAGTAGCCATTCCCGGTCTTTTGCAACGCCTGCCCAATTTGCAAAAAGATAAAGAAGTAATATTAAAAATGGTAAATAATCGTTCTTGGGAGGCTATAAAATATGCTCATCCTGACTTACAAAAGGATCAAGAGGTTCTTACCAAGGTTTTAGATAGCGCTCCTTGGGAAAAGGTAAAGCATCTTCTTCCTCATAAGATAATAACAGATAAAAAGCTCATGTTAAAGGCTTTACGATGCATTTCCCCTGAGATAATAACAGATAAAAAGCGTATTTTAAAGGCTTTAGAGGTTTCTTGGGAGGCTATAAAATATGCTCATCCTGACTTACAAAAGGATCAAGAGGTTCTTACCAAGGTTTTAGATAGCGCTCCTTGGGAAAGGGTAAAGCATCTTCTTCCTCATGAGATAATAACAGATAAAAATCTCATGTTAAAAGCTTTACGATGCATTTCCCCTGAGATAATAACAGATAAAAAGCGTATTTTAAAGGCTTTAGAGGTTTCTTGGGAGGCTATAAAATATGCTCATCCTGACTTACAAAAGGATCAAGAGATTCTTACCAAGGTTTTAGATAGCGCTCCTTGGGAAAGGGTAAAGCATCTTCTTCCTCATGGGATAATAACAGATAAAGAGTGTGCTTTAAAAGCTTTAAACCGTTCTTGGGAGGCTGTAAAGTACATTTCTACAGACGTTTTTTGTAAGGATGTGGAGGTTCTTAACAAGATCTTAGATGAGGCTCCTTGGGAAAGGGTAAAGCATCTTCTTCCTCATGGGATAATAACAGATAAAGAGTGTGCTTTAAAAGCTTTAAACCGTTCTTGGGAGGCTGTAAAGTACATTTCTACAGACGTTTTTTGTAAGGATGTGGAGGTTCTTAACAAGGTCTTAGATGAGGCTCCTTGGGAGGTTATACGCGATCTTCTATTTTCTCGTGTAATACCGGGGGGGAAGAATAGCGCCTTAAAGGCGTTAAACCGTTCTTGGGAGGCTGTAAAATATATTAGGAATCAGGTTTTGTTAAGCAACGAAGAGTTTGCTCTAGAGGCAATCAAAATCCATCCTCTAGTGTTACCATATATTTCTAAAAATCTAATATCAGATGATCGGTTTCTGCATAGTGTTGTTGTACAAAAGCCTTTAGCAAAGACTTCTTCTGGAGAGATGGCGATCGCTTCTATGATCAATCTTAATGGATTGCACCTAGCACCCCCTTTACTCTCTTGTCCAAAAGATGTTCAGTGCAATTTGAGAGATTTCCTTACGGAGTTTGATAAAAACATAATAGATAAGAGCATATACAGGGATGCAGGAAATCTGCAGCAGCTATATTCCCAACGGGATGATCTAGAGAACTTATGCAACAAGGTGCAAAATACATCGAACGATCTACTTTTTATACAACTTTCCCTTTTACTAAAAAACATCATTTACCAATGGAAAACAGGTAAAGGATTAGAAAAAAAAGATCAAAACTTAAGAGCATTAGCAGATGCCGCAAGCAAATGTACACCTACTTGGTTGGAAGTAGCAACGAGAATATATTCTGAATTAGATGGCAGTGGAACACCGGAAGCAGAGTTGCTCACCTTGGTGCAAAAATATAAAGAAGAAACCATATTGCAATTTACACAAGTCAATGGTAGACATTGGCATTCTTTAAACTATATAAGAAAGAAGTATGGTACAGATCTCGGTCTAAACACTACCCTTGCTAGACATGATATGTATACCGATAATTTTCCTAGTTCTTTAACCAAATGGCAAATAAAGGCGTTATGGGACGCTTGTTCTTTGTTAGAGAGTGTTCATACAGCCCTTTCTACTCAAGAGTACAGTATACCTTTATATGATTTTTTAAAACAAATTACGGAGAAAAATCATCTTGCTAAAGATAAAGACTCCATTGTAGGTTATGTTTCAGATAACTTTTATAATGAAGATTATACATTAAATCTTCATGCTGTGCATGTTATGCTCATAGATATTGGAGTATTAGAAAAGGTTGTTTGA